A region from the Sulfurivermis fontis genome encodes:
- a CDS encoding ABC transporter substrate-binding protein — protein sequence MRLLSLLCLLLSLPPAYGGAPVYIGFDAEISHRTSTSDEAIALGLELAVAEINASGGVLGGRPLQLIIKDNRSVPARGIENIEDFAAQPDLVAVFCGKFSPVVLEQLETIHRLGIPLLDPWAAADNIVDNGHQPNYVFRLSLRDSWAMPVMLNHLRRKGIRRIGVLLPNTAWGRSSLQALEAVRDQAPEVTRIRWYNWGDQSMLEHYRALLDTGAEGIVLVANEMEGSILVRELATLPEHQRLPIASHWGISGGDFPAMTGPALQQVDLAVVQTYSFHTPSRPQPATRLLAALKEHHGITSAGQIASPVGLAHAYDLTHILARAINLAGSTDRAKIRDALEQVRDYSGLIKHWPRPFSHDNHEALAPADVFMARYRHDGALVHVEQAQ from the coding sequence GTGCGCCTACTGAGTCTGCTGTGCCTGTTGTTGTCCCTCCCACCCGCCTATGGCGGGGCCCCGGTATATATCGGCTTTGATGCCGAAATTAGCCACCGCACCAGCACCTCCGATGAAGCCATCGCCCTCGGCCTGGAACTGGCTGTTGCCGAGATCAATGCCAGCGGCGGCGTGCTGGGTGGCCGCCCCTTGCAACTCATCATCAAGGACAACCGCTCGGTACCGGCGCGCGGTATCGAAAACATCGAGGATTTCGCCGCCCAGCCAGACTTGGTGGCGGTATTCTGCGGCAAATTCAGTCCGGTGGTTCTAGAGCAGCTCGAAACTATCCACCGTCTCGGCATCCCGCTCCTCGATCCCTGGGCTGCCGCCGATAACATCGTCGACAACGGTCATCAACCCAATTACGTTTTCCGGCTTTCGCTCCGGGATAGCTGGGCGATGCCTGTAATGCTCAACCATCTGCGTCGCAAAGGCATACGCCGTATCGGCGTGTTGCTACCCAACACGGCCTGGGGACGCAGCAGCTTGCAGGCTCTGGAGGCAGTGCGCGATCAGGCGCCCGAAGTCACCCGTATCCGCTGGTACAACTGGGGTGACCAATCGATGCTGGAACACTACCGCGCCCTGCTGGATACTGGCGCCGAAGGTATCGTGCTTGTCGCCAACGAGATGGAAGGCTCGATACTGGTACGCGAACTGGCAACACTGCCGGAGCACCAGCGCCTGCCCATCGCCAGCCATTGGGGTATCAGCGGTGGCGACTTTCCGGCCATGACCGGCCCGGCGTTGCAGCAAGTCGATCTTGCCGTGGTGCAGACCTACAGTTTTCATACGCCGTCACGTCCGCAGCCGGCGACACGTCTGCTTGCCGCATTGAAAGAACACCACGGCATTACCAGTGCCGGGCAAATAGCTTCACCGGTGGGGCTGGCCCACGCCTACGATCTGACCCACATCCTGGCGCGCGCCATCAACCTGGCCGGGAGTACCGATCGCGCCAAGATCCGCGACGCCCTGGAACAGGTTCGTGATTACAGCGGCCTGATCAAACATTGGCCTAGGCCATTCAGCCACGACAACCATGAGGCATTGGCTCCGGCAGATGTGTTCATGGCCCGCTACCGCCACGATGGCGCACTGGTTCACGTGGAGCAAGCGCAATGA
- a CDS encoding gamma carbonic anhydrase family protein, which yields MNIRPYSMVMPVIHASAYVDPQAVVIGDVVIGADSSLWPMAVARGDVNYIRIGERSNIQDGTVLHVTHGHGEVPQGHPLIIGNDVTVGHNVTLHGCNIGDNCLIGLGSIVLDGALLEPYVLLGAGSLVPPGKILQGGYLWMGSPARRVRPLTEAERERFAYSAAHYVRLKETYRA from the coding sequence ATGAATATCCGACCGTACAGCATGGTTATGCCGGTGATTCACGCCTCGGCCTATGTCGATCCGCAGGCGGTGGTGATCGGCGACGTGGTGATCGGTGCGGACAGTTCGCTGTGGCCGATGGCGGTGGCGCGCGGCGACGTCAACTACATCCGCATCGGGGAACGCAGCAATATCCAGGACGGCACGGTGCTGCACGTGACCCACGGTCACGGCGAAGTGCCGCAGGGGCATCCGCTGATTATCGGCAACGACGTCACGGTGGGGCACAACGTCACCCTGCATGGTTGTAATATCGGAGATAATTGCCTGATTGGCCTAGGCTCCATCGTTCTGGACGGGGCCCTGCTGGAGCCTTATGTCCTGCTCGGCGCCGGCAGCCTGGTGCCGCCGGGCAAAATCCTGCAGGGCGGCTATCTTTGGATGGGGAGTCCGGCCCGGCGGGTGCGCCCGCTGACGGAGGCCGAACGTGAGCGCTTCGCCTATTCAGCGGCGCATTATGTCCGCCTCAAGGAGACCTACCGGGCCTAG
- a CDS encoding RNA recognition motif domain-containing protein encodes MEVFVGNLPKTVKVADIERLLAPFDRRVQIKLQQHNRKNGEIGCHAVCTFSSDRLAQKAIKKLNGSQLFGLVLNVREYRYRSYSNERRALGWRNRPWQGVERRGAERRQGSVKAAEPDPFAEAAPEEKERIVIQGYRDLATKTT; translated from the coding sequence ATGGAAGTATTCGTGGGTAATCTGCCCAAGACCGTGAAGGTCGCTGACATCGAGCGGCTGCTGGCGCCGTTCGACCGCCGGGTCCAGATCAAGCTGCAGCAGCACAACCGCAAGAATGGGGAGATCGGTTGTCATGCCGTCTGCACCTTCTCCTCCGACCGGCTGGCCCAGAAGGCCATCAAGAAGCTGAATGGCTCTCAACTCTTCGGTCTTGTCCTGAATGTGCGGGAATACCGCTATCGCAGCTACAGCAACGAGCGCCGTGCTCTGGGCTGGCGCAACCGGCCGTGGCAGGGCGTTGAGCGGCGTGGCGCGGAACGGCGCCAGGGCAGCGTCAAGGCGGCCGAGCCGGACCCGTTTGCCGAGGCGGCGCCGGAGGAAAAGGAGCGCATAGTGATTCAGGGATACCGCGACCTGGCCACCAAAACCACCTGA
- the aroE gene encoding shikimate dehydrogenase: MTDRYAVMGNPIAHSKSPYIHARFAEQTDQDLSYEAILVELGDFPAAVARFRAAGGLGLNVTVPFKQEAWALATRRSGRAERAGAVNTLRWEADGSLFGDNTDGVGLVRDLKDNHGVPLAGRRLLLLGAGGAVRGVLEPLLAERPATLTIANRTVAKAEELAAAFADLGPLQASSFAALAGQQFDVVINGTAASLQGEVPPLPDGILAPGAVCYDMMYGKEPTPFLRWAMAAGAAQAVDGLGMLVEQAAEAFFLWRGVRPASAEVIAALR; the protein is encoded by the coding sequence ATGACGGATCGTTACGCGGTGATGGGCAACCCCATCGCCCACAGCAAATCACCGTACATCCACGCCCGCTTCGCCGAGCAAACCGACCAGGATCTCAGCTATGAAGCGATCCTGGTGGAGCTGGGCGACTTTCCCGCCGCCGTGGCGCGCTTCCGCGCCGCCGGCGGCCTGGGGCTGAACGTCACCGTCCCCTTCAAACAGGAGGCCTGGGCGCTGGCGACGCGGCGCAGCGGTCGCGCCGAGCGGGCCGGGGCGGTGAACACCCTGCGTTGGGAGGCCGATGGTAGTCTGTTCGGCGACAACACCGACGGCGTCGGCCTGGTTCGGGACCTCAAGGACAACCACGGCGTGCCGCTCGCCGGCCGCCGCCTGCTGCTGCTCGGTGCCGGTGGCGCGGTGCGCGGCGTGCTGGAACCGCTGCTGGCGGAAAGACCGGCGACACTGACCATCGCCAACCGTACCGTGGCCAAGGCCGAAGAGCTGGCCGCCGCCTTCGCCGATCTGGGACCGCTTCAGGCCAGCAGCTTCGCCGCCCTGGCAGGACAACAGTTCGACGTGGTGATCAACGGCACCGCTGCCAGCCTGCAAGGGGAGGTTCCGCCCCTGCCCGACGGCATCCTCGCCCCCGGCGCGGTGTGCTACGACATGATGTACGGCAAGGAGCCGACACCGTTCCTGCGCTGGGCCATGGCGGCCGGTGCGGCGCAGGCGGTGGACGGCCTGGGGATGCTGGTGGAACAGGCGGCGGAGGCCTTTTTTCTCTGGCGCGGCGTCCGGCCGGCTAGCGCCGAGGTGATCGCCGCGCTGCGCTAG
- a CDS encoding inorganic phosphate transporter → MEYATIYIVLAVAFGLFMAWGVGANDVANAMGTSVGSGALTARQAIVIAAIFEFTGAYLAGGAVTETIRSGMIDANLLAGQPELLVYGMLASLLAAAIWLLVASHFGWPVSTTHSIVGAIVGFAAVGLGMEAVKWGKIGSIVMSWVISPALAGIIAYWLFQSVQKFILDTENPLKNAKRYVPVYIFLVGFIVALVTLTKGLKHVGLHISTGQSYLYAVITGAVTMLIGIYAISRLRFDPKADRDFHFANVEKVFGVLMIVTACAMAFAHGSNDVANAVGPLAAIISVIQSGGEVASKAAMPAWVLLLGGIGIVFGLATFGYKVMATVGRGITELTPSRGFAATLAAAGTVVLASGTGLPISTTHTLVGGVLGVGLARGIAALNLEVVRAIFLSWIVTLPAGAILAIVFFFLLKGIFG, encoded by the coding sequence ATGGAATACGCAACGATCTACATCGTGCTGGCGGTCGCCTTCGGCCTGTTCATGGCCTGGGGCGTCGGTGCCAACGACGTCGCCAACGCCATGGGGACTTCGGTGGGTTCCGGCGCCCTCACCGCGCGCCAGGCCATCGTCATCGCCGCCATCTTCGAGTTCACCGGCGCCTACCTCGCCGGCGGCGCGGTCACCGAAACCATCCGCAGCGGCATGATCGACGCCAATCTGCTGGCGGGTCAGCCGGAGCTGCTGGTCTACGGCATGCTGGCTTCGCTGCTCGCCGCCGCCATCTGGCTGCTGGTGGCCTCCCACTTCGGCTGGCCGGTGTCCACCACCCACTCCATCGTCGGCGCCATCGTCGGCTTCGCCGCCGTCGGCCTCGGCATGGAGGCGGTGAAATGGGGCAAGATCGGTTCCATCGTGATGAGCTGGGTGATCTCCCCGGCCCTGGCCGGTATCATCGCCTACTGGCTGTTCCAGAGCGTGCAGAAGTTCATCCTCGACACCGAGAACCCGCTCAAGAACGCCAAGCGCTACGTTCCCGTCTACATCTTCCTGGTCGGCTTCATCGTCGCCCTGGTGACCCTGACCAAGGGCCTCAAGCACGTCGGCCTGCACATCAGCACCGGCCAGAGCTATCTCTATGCCGTGATTACCGGAGCGGTCACCATGCTCATCGGCATCTACGCCATCTCGCGCCTGCGCTTCGACCCCAAGGCGGACCGCGACTTCCACTTCGCCAACGTGGAAAAGGTATTCGGCGTACTGATGATCGTCACCGCCTGCGCCATGGCCTTCGCCCACGGCTCCAACGACGTGGCCAATGCCGTCGGCCCGCTGGCCGCGATAATCAGCGTGATCCAGAGCGGCGGCGAGGTGGCGAGCAAGGCCGCCATGCCGGCCTGGGTGCTGCTGCTGGGCGGCATCGGCATCGTCTTCGGCCTGGCCACCTTCGGCTACAAGGTGATGGCCACCGTCGGCCGCGGCATCACCGAACTGACGCCCAGCCGCGGCTTTGCCGCCACCCTGGCCGCCGCCGGCACCGTGGTGCTCGCCTCCGGCACCGGCCTGCCCATCTCCACCACCCACACCCTGGTGGGCGGTGTGCTCGGCGTCGGCCTGGCGCGCGGCATCGCGGCGCTGAACCTGGAGGTGGTGCGCGCCATCTTCCTGTCGTGGATCGTCACCCTGCCCGCCGGTGCCATCCTGGCCATCGTGTTCTTCTTCCTGCTGAAGGGAATCTTCGGCTGA
- a CDS encoding TIGR00153 family protein → MAPKSFVFSMFGSSPVSPLQQHMGKVQSCVQEIIPFLEAALAQDWTRAREVQKRIAVLEGEADALKKELRLHLPRGWMMPVSRRDVLEALRMQDKIANKTKDIAGLIIGRRMVFPAEIAAKLLEFARRCIDATAQAQLAINELDELVETGFRGHEVELVEKMITELDAIEADTDALQVEVRDLLFAKEKELYAVDVMFMYNVIEWIGDLGDLAQRVGSRLLMMLAR, encoded by the coding sequence ATGGCCCCGAAAAGCTTCGTCTTCAGCATGTTCGGCTCCTCGCCGGTCAGCCCCCTGCAGCAGCACATGGGCAAGGTGCAATCCTGCGTGCAGGAAATCATTCCGTTCCTGGAGGCGGCCCTGGCGCAGGACTGGACGCGGGCACGCGAGGTGCAAAAGCGCATCGCGGTGCTGGAGGGTGAGGCCGATGCCCTGAAGAAGGAACTGCGCCTGCACCTGCCGCGCGGCTGGATGATGCCGGTATCGCGCCGCGACGTGCTGGAGGCGCTGCGCATGCAGGACAAGATCGCCAACAAGACCAAGGATATCGCCGGCCTGATCATCGGCCGCCGCATGGTGTTCCCGGCGGAGATCGCCGCCAAGCTGCTGGAGTTCGCCCGCCGCTGCATCGACGCCACCGCCCAGGCACAACTGGCCATCAACGAGCTGGACGAGTTGGTGGAGACCGGCTTCCGCGGCCACGAGGTGGAGCTGGTGGAAAAGATGATCACCGAACTGGACGCCATCGAGGCCGACACCGACGCCCTGCAGGTGGAGGTGCGCGACCTGCTGTTCGCCAAGGAGAAGGAGCTGTACGCCGTCGACGTGATGTTCATGTACAACGTCATCGAGTGGATTGGTGACCTGGGCGACCTGGCCCAGCGCGTGGGCAGCCGCCTGCTGATGATGCTGGCACGCTAG
- the hemB gene encoding porphobilinogen synthase, producing the protein MSQPETSHGAFPWTRMRRMRRDDFSRRLMRESTLSANDLICPLFVLEGSNRREAVASMPGVERLSIDLLLREAEALHRLGVPAVALFPVTPPEKKSLDAAEAWNPEGLAQRTVRALKQEFPELGVITDVALDPFTTHGQDGLIDATGYVMNDETVAALVQQALSHAEAGADVVAPSDMMDGRIGDIREALESAGHIHTRILAYSAKYASSFYGPFRDAVGSAGNLGKGNKYTYQMDPANSDEALREVALDLDEGADMVMVKPGMPYLDIVRRVKDQFGVPTFAYQVSGEYAMLMAAAQNGWLDEEAVIMESLLAFKRAGADGILTYFARRAAEWIKE; encoded by the coding sequence GTGAGCCAGCCCGAAACCAGCCATGGCGCCTTTCCCTGGACCCGCATGCGCCGCATGCGCCGTGACGATTTCTCCCGCCGCCTGATGCGGGAGTCCACCCTCAGCGCCAATGACCTGATCTGCCCCCTGTTCGTGCTGGAAGGCAGCAACCGCCGCGAGGCGGTGGCCTCCATGCCCGGCGTCGAGCGTCTGTCCATCGACCTGCTGCTGCGCGAGGCCGAGGCCCTGCACCGCCTGGGTGTGCCGGCGGTAGCCCTGTTCCCGGTGACCCCACCGGAGAAGAAGTCCCTGGATGCCGCCGAGGCGTGGAACCCGGAGGGTCTTGCCCAGCGCACCGTGCGGGCCCTGAAACAGGAATTCCCCGAGTTGGGCGTGATCACCGACGTTGCCCTCGACCCCTTCACCACCCACGGCCAGGACGGCCTCATCGACGCCACCGGCTACGTCATGAACGACGAGACGGTGGCGGCCCTGGTGCAGCAGGCGTTGTCCCATGCGGAGGCCGGCGCCGACGTGGTGGCCCCCTCGGACATGATGGACGGCCGCATCGGCGACATCCGCGAGGCGCTGGAATCCGCCGGCCACATCCACACCCGCATCCTGGCCTACTCCGCCAAGTACGCCTCCAGCTTCTACGGCCCGTTCCGCGACGCCGTCGGCTCCGCCGGCAACCTGGGCAAGGGCAACAAGTACACCTACCAGATGGACCCGGCCAACAGTGACGAGGCCCTGCGCGAGGTGGCGCTGGACCTGGACGAGGGCGCCGACATGGTGATGGTCAAGCCGGGCATGCCGTATCTCGACATCGTGCGCCGGGTGAAGGACCAGTTCGGCGTGCCCACCTTCGCCTACCAGGTGAGCGGCGAGTACGCCATGCTGATGGCGGCGGCGCAGAACGGCTGGCTGGACGAGGAGGCGGTGATCATGGAGTCACTGCTCGCCTTCAAACGCGCCGGCGCCGATGGCATCCTGACCTACTTCGCGCGCCGCGCGGCGGAATGGATCAAGGAATAG
- a CDS encoding sensor domain-containing diguanylate cyclase, whose amino-acid sequence MNGENTGAAGGNGGNLSYAVTLSRWSGEFVDPAAEAAFGAHVGAAELRHFIIALFVTGPLYFAFVISDHLLLGFSALFWINAALRFGVLAFCWGLGWWLLRHPLHPPQLYRLTLLFFFVVLGNALLLYPVSQREFLEIYPGLLVMMVGAFFFIPSTLNHRLLATAFAVAALGIETLLFFPPPPHQLPLAVLFFVVTLIFCVVTSVQHARLRRFSFIDSAHSRHLTMLLQQEVGLRRQLEEAARVQARTDELTGLPNRRRFFELAERERERALRYDAPLAVVMLDLDHFKEVNDSHGHAAGDQVLRAVGDACRDVLRTNDIVGRLGGEEFAVLLPETSLEGARQFAARLRQAIAACRIGLPGTELTLTATLGVAACAPGEDLSLDELLARADAALYRGKAAGRNRVEG is encoded by the coding sequence ATGAACGGGGAGAATACCGGAGCAGCAGGGGGCAATGGCGGCAATCTGTCCTATGCCGTGACGCTCAGCCGCTGGAGCGGCGAATTCGTCGATCCGGCGGCGGAGGCGGCCTTCGGCGCGCATGTCGGTGCTGCCGAGCTGCGCCACTTCATCATCGCCCTCTTCGTTACCGGTCCGCTGTACTTCGCCTTCGTCATCTCCGACCACCTCCTGCTCGGCTTCAGCGCCCTGTTCTGGATCAATGCCGCGCTGCGCTTCGGCGTGCTGGCCTTCTGTTGGGGGCTGGGCTGGTGGCTGCTGCGCCATCCGCTGCATCCGCCGCAGTTGTACCGACTGACCCTGCTGTTTTTCTTTGTGGTGCTGGGCAATGCCCTGCTGCTGTATCCGGTGAGCCAGCGCGAGTTTCTCGAGATCTATCCCGGCCTGCTGGTGATGATGGTGGGCGCCTTCTTTTTCATTCCGAGCACGCTGAACCATCGCCTGTTGGCGACGGCCTTCGCGGTCGCAGCCCTGGGTATCGAGACCCTGCTGTTCTTTCCGCCGCCGCCGCATCAGTTGCCGCTGGCAGTACTGTTCTTTGTGGTAACGCTGATTTTTTGCGTCGTCACCTCGGTGCAGCATGCGCGCCTGCGCCGCTTCTCCTTCATCGACTCCGCCCACAGCCGACACCTGACCATGCTGTTGCAGCAGGAGGTGGGGCTGCGCCGCCAGCTGGAGGAGGCGGCGCGGGTGCAGGCGCGTACCGACGAGCTCACCGGCCTGCCCAACCGGCGCCGCTTTTTCGAACTGGCAGAGCGCGAACGGGAGCGCGCCCTGCGCTATGACGCCCCCCTGGCGGTGGTGATGCTGGACCTGGATCACTTCAAGGAGGTCAACGACAGCCACGGTCATGCCGCCGGCGATCAGGTGCTGCGCGCGGTGGGCGATGCCTGCCGCGACGTGCTGCGCACCAACGACATCGTCGGGCGGCTCGGTGGCGAAGAGTTCGCCGTCCTGCTGCCGGAAACGAGCCTTGAGGGGGCGCGTCAGTTCGCCGCGCGCCTGCGCCAGGCCATCGCCGCCTGCCGCATCGGTCTGCCCGGCACCGAGCTTACCCTCACCGCCACCCTCGGCGTGGCCGCCTGCGCGCCCGGCGAAGACCTCAGTCTCGATGAGTTGCTGGCACGCGCCGATGCGGCGCTGTACCGCGGCAAGGCGGCGGGTCGGAACAGGGTGGAAGGGTAA
- the yegQ gene encoding tRNA 5-hydroxyuridine modification protein YegQ, translating to MKTPELLAPAGSLRHLRVAYAYGADAVYAGLPRYSLRVRNNDFDLEKLGIGIEEAHAQGRQFFLASNVMPHNAKVKTFLADMAPVIALKPDALIMADPGLILMVRERWPEMPVHLSVQANTVNYADVRFWQRQGIARVILSRELSLEEVAEIRQKCPDMELEVFVHGALCIAYSGRCLLSGYFNHRDPNQGTCTNSCRWDYQVHQTVTDASGDVRRAEAQQVYLLEQREHPGELMPIEEDEHGTYIMNSKDLRAVEHIAELVRIGVDSLKIEGRTKSPYYIARTTQAYRQAIDDAVAGRPFDTRLLAELENLANRGYTDGFYVRHHTQDYQNYIKGASSGERQQFVGEVDGYDAATGLAEIAVKNKVRVGDRLELITPQGNRRFVLERMEGCNGAALDEAPGGGHRVRIPLPAEDYRYALLAKEL from the coding sequence ATGAAGACACCCGAACTCCTCGCCCCCGCCGGCAGCCTGCGCCATCTGCGCGTCGCCTATGCCTACGGCGCCGACGCCGTCTATGCCGGCCTGCCGCGCTACTCCCTGCGCGTGCGCAACAACGACTTCGACCTGGAAAAACTGGGGATCGGCATCGAGGAGGCCCATGCCCAGGGCAGACAGTTCTTTCTCGCCAGCAACGTCATGCCGCACAACGCCAAGGTGAAGACCTTCCTGGCCGACATGGCGCCGGTCATCGCCCTCAAGCCCGATGCCCTGATCATGGCCGACCCGGGCCTGATCCTGATGGTGCGCGAGCGCTGGCCGGAGATGCCCGTCCACCTGTCGGTGCAGGCCAACACCGTCAACTACGCCGACGTGCGTTTCTGGCAGCGCCAGGGCATCGCCCGCGTAATCCTGTCGCGCGAGCTGTCGCTGGAGGAGGTGGCGGAGATCCGCCAGAAGTGCCCGGACATGGAGCTGGAGGTGTTCGTGCATGGCGCCCTGTGCATCGCCTACTCCGGCCGCTGCCTGCTGTCCGGCTACTTCAACCACCGCGACCCCAACCAGGGCACCTGCACCAATTCCTGCCGCTGGGACTACCAGGTGCACCAGACGGTCACCGACGCGAGCGGCGACGTGCGCCGCGCCGAGGCGCAGCAGGTCTATCTGCTGGAACAGCGCGAGCACCCCGGCGAGTTGATGCCCATCGAAGAAGACGAGCATGGCACCTACATCATGAACTCCAAAGACCTGCGCGCGGTGGAGCACATCGCCGAACTGGTACGCATCGGCGTCGACTCGCTGAAGATCGAGGGGCGTACCAAGTCCCCCTACTACATCGCCCGCACCACCCAGGCCTACCGCCAGGCCATCGACGATGCCGTCGCCGGCCGCCCCTTCGACACCCGCCTGCTGGCGGAGCTGGAAAACCTGGCCAACCGCGGCTACACCGACGGCTTCTACGTGCGTCACCACACCCAGGACTACCAGAACTACATCAAGGGCGCCTCCAGCGGCGAGCGGCAACAGTTCGTCGGTGAGGTGGACGGCTACGACGCCGCCACGGGGCTGGCCGAGATCGCCGTGAAGAACAAGGTCCGCGTCGGCGACCGCCTGGAATTGATCACCCCGCAGGGCAACCGCAGGTTCGTGCTGGAACGGATGGAAGGTTGCAACGGTGCGGCGCTGGACGAGGCGCCGGGCGGCGGCCACCGCGTGCGCATCCCGCTGCCCGCCGAAGACTACCGCTACGCCCTGCTGGCAAAGGAGCTGTAA
- a CDS encoding MlaC/ttg2D family ABC transporter substrate-binding protein — MILSRKPLWMLLLALGLLLGAKAGAASVPQAPEQLMTEVSQRMIETLKRERDAVRERPQYMFDLVDQVLGPHVDFTRMSGWVLGKYWRQATPEQRQRFIAAFRVMMVRFYTAALLEDPKQLDDLLARNDDIITFLPGRPAEGDTTTVRSEVHLEGGKVVQVLFAVHNRDGDWKVYDVTVEGVSLVTNYRTSFAQEITQVGIDGLIARLEERNQALLEQVVNGKKPAQ; from the coding sequence ATGATTCTGTCACGCAAGCCGCTGTGGATGCTGCTGCTGGCGCTGGGGCTGCTGCTGGGCGCCAAGGCCGGTGCGGCCAGCGTGCCGCAGGCGCCGGAGCAGCTGATGACCGAGGTCAGCCAGCGCATGATCGAGACCCTCAAGCGCGAGCGCGACGCGGTGCGTGAGCGGCCACAGTACATGTTCGACCTGGTGGATCAGGTGCTCGGCCCCCACGTGGATTTCACCCGCATGTCCGGCTGGGTGCTGGGCAAGTACTGGCGCCAGGCCACGCCGGAACAGCGCCAGCGCTTCATCGCCGCCTTCCGCGTGATGATGGTGCGTTTCTATACGGCGGCGTTACTGGAAGACCCCAAGCAGCTGGACGACCTGCTGGCGCGTAATGACGACATCATTACCTTCCTGCCCGGCCGCCCGGCCGAGGGCGACACCACCACCGTGCGTTCCGAGGTGCATCTGGAGGGGGGCAAGGTGGTGCAGGTGCTGTTCGCCGTGCACAACCGCGACGGCGACTGGAAGGTCTACGACGTGACCGTGGAAGGCGTCAGTCTGGTCACCAACTACCGCACCTCCTTTGCCCAGGAGATCACCCAGGTGGGCATCGACGGCCTCATCGCCCGCCTGGAGGAGCGCAACCAGGCGCTGCTGGAGCAGGTGGTCAACGGCAAGAAGCCGGCGCAATAA
- a CDS encoding bile acid:sodium symporter family protein translates to MLALLRLIANGLAPLTLAGAVAAYLEPGLFLVFKDVFLWLFAATMFALGVVLDPADMQATLGRPRALFAGLAAQYTLMPLLGFAAAAFGGLPPALALGFVIVGCAPGAMASNVIVYLAGGAVAYSIALTILSTLLSPLLTPLLVQWLGSAFLDIPFWPMMQTILMTVVAPLIAGMGLRQVLGKRLTLAQEIAPAVAAVAIVIICSYAVAANQARLAEVGGQVFLLVVLLNALGYVLGWQAARWFGFDLRHRLTLAIEIGMQNAGLGVALALKHFAPETALPGALFAVWCIITSAGAASYFRRTRHRTAVLTP, encoded by the coding sequence ATGCTCGCCCTGCTGCGGCTGATTGCCAACGGCCTGGCGCCGCTGACGCTGGCAGGGGCCGTTGCCGCCTATCTGGAACCGGGGCTGTTCCTGGTATTCAAGGACGTCTTCCTGTGGCTGTTCGCCGCCACCATGTTTGCCCTCGGTGTGGTGCTGGACCCGGCCGACATGCAGGCCACCCTGGGGCGGCCGCGCGCCCTGTTTGCCGGTCTCGCCGCCCAGTACACCCTGATGCCCCTGCTGGGCTTTGCCGCCGCCGCCTTCGGCGGACTGCCGCCGGCGCTGGCGCTGGGCTTCGTCATCGTTGGCTGCGCCCCTGGTGCCATGGCCAGCAACGTCATCGTCTACCTGGCCGGCGGCGCGGTGGCCTATTCCATCGCCCTCACCATCCTGTCCACCCTGCTGTCGCCGCTGCTGACCCCGCTGCTGGTGCAGTGGCTGGGCAGCGCCTTCCTCGACATCCCGTTCTGGCCCATGATGCAGACCATCCTGATGACCGTGGTGGCACCGCTCATCGCCGGCATGGGGCTGCGGCAGGTGCTTGGCAAGCGGCTCACCCTGGCGCAGGAGATCGCCCCGGCGGTGGCCGCCGTCGCCATCGTCATCATCTGCAGCTATGCCGTGGCCGCCAATCAGGCGCGCCTGGCGGAGGTGGGGGGGCAGGTGTTCCTGCTGGTGGTGCTGCTCAACGCCCTGGGTTATGTGTTGGGCTGGCAGGCGGCGCGCTGGTTCGGCTTCGATCTCCGCCACCGCCTGACCCTGGCCATCGAGATCGGCATGCAGAACGCCGGTCTCGGTGTGGCCCTCGCCCTCAAGCATTTCGCGCCGGAGACGGCCCTGCCCGGCGCCCTGTTCGCAGTGTGGTGCATCATCACCTCCGCCGGGGCGGCCAGCTATTTCCGCCGCACCCGTCACCGCACGGCAGTGCTGACGCCGTGA
- the hslV gene encoding ATP-dependent protease subunit HslV: protein MEQYRGTTILAVRRHGKVVIGGDGQVTLGNTVMKGNARKVRRLYKDRVLAGFAGGTADAFTLFERFEGKLEKHQGNLTRAAVEMAKDWRTDRVLRRLEALLVVADNTATLMITGNGDVIEPEHDLIAIGSGGPFAQSAALALYQNTELDARSIVEKALAIAAGICIYTNGNLTIEEL from the coding sequence TTGGAACAATATCGCGGCACCACCATCCTGGCGGTGCGCCGTCACGGCAAGGTGGTCATCGGCGGCGACGGTCAGGTCACCCTCGGCAATACGGTGATGAAGGGCAATGCACGCAAGGTGCGCCGCCTGTACAAGGACCGCGTGCTGGCCGGTTTCGCCGGCGGCACCGCCGACGCCTTCACCCTGTTCGAGCGTTTCGAGGGCAAGCTGGAAAAGCATCAGGGCAATCTCACCCGCGCCGCGGTGGAGATGGCCAAGGACTGGCGCACCGATCGCGTGCTGCGCCGCCTGGAGGCCCTGCTCGTCGTCGCCGACAACACGGCCACCCTGATGATCACCGGCAACGGCGATGTCATCGAGCCGGAACACGATCTCATCGCCATCGGCTCCGGCGGCCCCTTCGCCCAGTCCGCCGCCCTGGCCCTGTACCAGAACACCGAGCTGGATGCGCGCAGCATCGTCGAAAAGGCCCTCGCCATCGCCGCCGGCATCTGCATCTACACCAACGGCAACCTGACGATAGAAGAATTGTGA